The DNA window ACAATAGACATCTGCTTTTCAGGAATGATCATAAGATGTGATTTAAAACCTCCCTGATCTCCGGCATGTTCAATAACTTTTACCTTTTCTTCCGTTTTTATTCCGGAATAGAACCCGTTATGAACGAACCAGATTCCGGTGTGATCGGCCATTTTTTCACTTTTCCAGTTAGAAGGTTTCCAGACGGTTTTGGATTCTTCGATAGTCTTACAATCTGTAAATTTACATTGTTGAAGAGCCGAAATGTATTTTTTCAAGTCCTCAACAGAGCTCCATACACCACCATTTCCGGCAGCCGCAAAAGTTGGGGATTCACCATAATCATATTCTTCGTAGGCATTTTTTCTGAGAACATATCCGTGAGCTACACCTTTATCCGGAAAACTACCGTCAGTAATAGTCGTATTTTTCATCCCTGAAGGCTTGAATATATTTTCTGCAATAAAATGCTGCCATTTTGTATGGCTTGTTTTTTCAATAATTAAAGCAAGTCCATTATAAGCAGGATTGGAATAATTCGATTTCGTTCCCGGCTCAAATTCCAGTGAGTCTGTTAATTTTAATGGATTAAAATTTTCTTCGTCCTTCGCTGTCAGATAAAATATACTGTCTTTGTCAACATGTCTGATATCCGGAAGTCCGGAAGTATGGCTTAGAAGATGACGAAGGGTGATGCCGGAAACAACTTTTCTGTTTTTGAAGTCGGGGAAGAACTTCAGAAGAGGATCTTCAAGGGAAAGCTTTTTCTTATTCCGGAGAATCAGGATTCCATAAGACACAAAAGTTTTTGTGATTGAACCTAAATTAGATACTGTTTTATTGGTAAATTTTTCCTTTGTTTTGAGGTCGGCAAGTCCAAATGAATTTTCATAGAGTATCTTATCCCCTTGTTGAATCAAAATACTTCCTCCGGGATCATTTTCATTAAAAACCTTTGAAAACGCAGAGTCAAGTTTTGTTTTTAAAAGCTCTTCCCGGTTTTGTCCGTAGCAAATAAATGTTGTCGTAAGAATCAAGAAAAGAGAAGCTTTTGCTTTTAAATAAAAATGAATAAACATGGTTTTTGCGGTTTTAGTTTTAAATGTTTCTTATAATTCTGATGCTTCTTTTTCTTTGTGATAAAAAATAGTTTTTTTATTCATGATCTCGTATTCAATCCCTATACTGTCCTTATTAACGTCTACAAGTCTCGCCTTTTGGATGGGTTGGTTTTCTCCCTCAATGTCGTTGGTAAAATGATCCTGAAATACCTTTTCTACAATAAACAAATAAGGAGTTTGGTAAATGCCTTTTTCAATAATTCCTTCTTTTTTGTAGACAGAAATCTGGGGTTTATGTAAGACATTCGGACGTGTTCTTTCAATTCTGTAAGTATCATCAAGCTGAATTTGCTGATAATCATCCAGCGTAGAAAAATAATTGACCAAAGCAAAGAAAGGAATCATCATCGGCAGCATGCTCAAAAGTATGGTAAAGGCCAGGAATACAAAATAAGCCTTCATGATCTTTTTTTTCCAAAACCAGATGATCATAAATAGGGTCATGGCCAACCAGATCCAGTTGATGATTTTATCAGTATAATAGCCGGAAAAGCTATAATGATTAAAACTTAAAATAACTTCTGTAAGAAAAATTAAACTGACGATCGAGTAGAGTATGGTGATGTGGGTATTCTTCATTTTATCATCAGCTTTTGGTGATTGAATCCATCACAATCGTTACAGGTCCGTCGTTGATAAGAGAAACTTTCATGTCGGCACCAAAAATTCCACTTGCTGTTTTTAACCCTGATTTTGCCATTTCCTCTTTAAAATAATCAAATAAAGGAACTGCTTTATCAGGTTTGGCTGCTTTTATAAATGATGGTCGGTTTCCCTTTTTATAATCTGCAATCAAGGTAAATTGGCTGATGCAGAGAATCTCTCCCGAGATATCTTTTACCGAAAGGTTGAGTTTGTCGTCTTCATCTCCAAAAATTCTGAGATTTAAAACTTTTTGTACCAACCAGTCAACGTCTGTTTTTTCATCATTTTCATCAACACCTACCAGTAGTAGTAAGCCTTTTCCGATTTCTCCGACGATTTTTCCGTCTACTTTTACATGGGCTTCTGAAACTCTTTGTACAACGATCTTCATTTTAAAATAATAATGGTCAACAATATTTGTGTTTTTTCTTAAAAGAATGTAAGTATCCTGGAATCAAATTATAATTCTGTTTCTTTTTAAGCTTAAAAATAGAATGTTACCATTTTATTGCTATCCTACATGGAAACTTAATTTCTAAGTTTCATTTCTTTTCAAAATTTTATACGTAAAAATACTGTTTTTATTCATATCATTGCCTGTCTTTACACATTTATGAATCCAGGATTGATGGACCCTTTTCTTTCTTAAGGACGATGGAAGTAATGTTCAATCTTTTTTAGGAAAGGTTTTGCCAAATTTCCAGAGATCGATTGTAAAGCGTTGAGAAAATAAAAACTAAAAAAAGAATACCATGAAGAAGATGATTGCTTTATTATTACTGATTTTCAACGGTCTGCTATTTGCCCAAAATGACCGGTTCATTTATGAACTCAAATATAAGAGAGATTCCGTCTCCGCGGAGATTACAAAAGAAAATTATTATCTGGATATTACCAAAGATGATGTTGCCTACTACAACAGGTTGTATTACATAAGAGACTCCATATTTACTGCGACAGGAATGCATGGATTTCAGGGATTTAAATTAACTTCATTTTTAACCAAAAAATTAAATAGTTCTCTATATGAAAACTATGAATATATCGGTGACGTCAACTTTTATAAAATCGAAGAACCTGTACATCTTGATTGGAAAATTTCAAATGATACAAAGATGATTAATGAATTGAAAGTTCAAAAAGCAGAAATATATTTTGGAGGAAGAAATTGGACCGCCTGGTTTACGCCGGAAATCCCTTTATCATATGGACCATATAAATTCAATGGTTTGCCGGGACTCATTACGGAAATGTATGATGATAAAAAGAATTATATTTTCAAACTGGTTAAAAGTGAAAAAATTCCGGAAAATTATGAGAGTTATAATGTGAAGGAATTTAGGAAAGGCGCAATACCCACCAATTATAAAAAGCTATCCACATTAAAACTGGAATTATATAAAGATCCGTTTAAGTATGTTTTTAACGGAAAACTCAGTATTCCCGAAGGAAAGAAACTGCTGCTTGATGACGGAACTATTTTAAGCAAAGATGAATTAAAACCTGCTGAGAAAAGAGAAAGAGAAAAAATCAGATCATTCAATAATCCTATAGAGCTGGATAAGGCTGTTAAATACCCGAACTAGAGTAAAAAACCACAATACTTTTATTGTGGTTTTTTATTGATATTTAGTAGTAAATACTTAAAGTTTTGGTTGCCGCATCATAATTATAAGGATAGGTTTTAGGAGGAAGTGAGGTTTTAGAACCTGATTCCGGCTGCCCGGTTCTTAAGATCCATCGGGTATTATCTGCAGGACATATAATGGCGATATCATCCTTTACTTCAAGTGTCGTGTTGTTGGCAGGACATAAATGAGGTGCATTACGGTCATACGCTTTGAATCCATTTCCGGTGTTGACAACGATTAATCCCCTTGTTCCGGATTGTTGTTCATTGATGTAAACCCAGCCATTATTATAGTTCAAATTATTGTAGGCAGGCAGGTTTAAATTTAATGTAACGTTGATTGGATTATTCGGAAAGCAGCTTACGGTATCTTCTCTACTTCCGCAAGAGTTTATAGATAAATTACTGAAAATCAATAAAGTAAAAAAGGATATTATTGAGAAAGTTTTTTTCATTTGAATTTAAATTTTTATATATTTGTAAAAATTAAACGATTATAACACGTAAAACATTGTCCGGCAAATGTCGGATTATTTTTTTATACTAAAACTAAATTTTGAAAATTATGGCAAGCTACGTAACTAAGGAGGGGCTAGAGAAAATGAAAGCTGAGCTGGAACAGTTGGAAACTGTGGAAAGACCAAAGATTACTCAACAGATCGCTGAAGCAAGAGACAAAGGAGATTTGTCTGAAAATGCAGAATATGATGCGGCTAAAGAGGCTCAAGGTATGCTTGAGATGAGAATTTCCAAGCTTAAAGATGTTATTTCTACCTCTAAGATTATAGACGAAAGCCAATTAGATACTTCAAAAGTTTCTATCCTGACAACGGTGAAACTTAAAAACAATGCGACTAAACAAGAGCAGGTATTTACATTGGTGCCGGATAACGAAAGTGACCTTAAAACAGGGAAGATCTCTGTAAATACACCTATTGCAAAAGGCCTTCTTGGAAAAGTGGTAGGAGAAACTGCGGAAATCACGCTACCAAACGGAAATAAACTTTCTTTTGAAGTATTAGACATTACTTTATAGTCTGATCACAACTTTCCATTTCTAACTTCTCACATCTAACCTCTAACTTCTATTATAAAATGAGCACTATATTCACAAAAATCATCAACGGTGAAATTCCCTCGTACAAAATTGCGGAAGATGAAAACTTTATAGCATTCTTAGACGCAATGCCATTGGTGAAAGGACATACCCTTGTAGTTCCTAAAAAAGAAGTGGATTTGATTTTTGATCTTGAAAGTGAAGAATACAAAAACCTTTGGGGATTTGCCCAAGAGGTTGCCAAGAAGATCAAAACTGCAATTCCATGTGTAAGAGTAGGAGTAGCGGTAGTAGGACTTGAAGTTCCTCATGCACACATCCATCTGATCCCTTTAAACAAGATGGAAGACATGAACTTCAGAAATGAAAGATTAAAATTAACGAACGAAGAATATACAGAGATTCAAAACTCAATTATTAATTCTTAAAAAACCGAAAATCGTAAAAAAGAAATTTTTTACGATTTTCTTTAACGTATACATATATTATATAATATGAATTCAAACCAGTGTTCTTTCTGCGGTAGAAAAAGAAATGAAGTACAGATGCTGATTTCTGGGCAGAACGGTTTTATTTGTGAAAATTGTATAGAACAAGCACACACTATTGTTAAAGACAGTGCCTCCAAAACAGAATACTCACCTGCAGACAGTATGGAGGAGCTTAAAAAGCCGAAACAGATCAAAGAATTTCTTGATCAATATGTAATTGGCCAGGATCAGGCTAAAAAACAGCTTTCGATAGCTGTTTACAATCACTATAAGAGACTTCTTCATGCTCAGGACGAAAACAGAGAAGTAGAACTTGAGAAGTCCAATATCATTATGATAGGAGAGACGGGAACCGGGAAAACGTTACTGGCAAAAACGATTGCCAGAGAACTGAACGTTCCTTTCTGTATTGTAGATGCAACGATTCTGACTGAAGCCGGATATGTGGGAGAAGATGTTGAAAGTATTCTTTCCAGACTATTGATGGTTGCCGATTATGATGTGGAAAAGGCAGAAAAAGGAATTGTCTTTATTGATGAGATTGATAAAATCGCAAGAAAATCAGATAACCCGAGTATTACAAGAGATGTTTCCGGAGAAGGAGTACAGCAGGGATTATTGAAATTATTAGAAGGAAGTATCGTAAACGTTCCACCACAGGGAGGAAGAAAACACCCGGACCAAAAATATATCCAGGTAAATACGCAAAATATATTATTCATTGCTGGAGGAGCTTTTGACGGGATCAAGGAGATCATCGAAAGAAGAATGAACAAACAGGCAATTGGTTTCAGCTCAGAAAAAATCAATAAAACGGATGAAGACGAGTATGTATTAACAAATATTAATGCAGTCGATCTTCGTTCTTTCGGATTAATTCCCGAACTTTTAGGAAGATTTCCAATCATTACTTACCTCGATAAACTCACAAAAGAAACGTTGGTAAGAATCATGAAGGAGCCTAAAAATTCAATTGTGAATCAATTTGTGGAACTTTTCAAGATGGATGGCACGGATTTGGCAATTACGGACGGAGCAATCGAAAGAATTGTAGAAGAAACCATTGAAAAAGGATTAGGAGCGAGAGGGTTAAGAGGAACTACTGAAAAAGTTCTGGAAGACTATATGTTTTCAATCGGAGAGGACAAAAAGATTGTCTTAACTGAAGATAATATTTTGATTAATAGATAAAAATATTTTTTTTTTATAGAAAAAAATAATACCTTTGCGGGTGAAGATTGTATTAACACACAAATAATTTATACAATGAGAAAAAGTTTATTTGCTATAGGTCTCTTAGCAATCAGTTATTCTGTTCAGGCGCAGATATTATGTCATGTTGACACTGGTGCTAATATGTATGTGAGCGAAGGCACCCTTGTTTATAGTGGGGGCGGTGTACAAACAAGAGATAATGGTCTTGTTGAGTTACACGGAAACATGATGGTCGTAGGAGCAACTACAGACGCTTTTAAAACAATTACAACTGCCGGCGCAGATAAAACTGACGGTGGAAATATTGTTCTAAAAATGAATGATGCTGCCAACTTTGCGACTTCTACTTACGGCCAGTTATATATTCAAGGTTTATCCCAAGCCGGAATTACTGGTATCGTAACTAAGGAATATCGTACCAACAGACAAGGTAACGGTAACTACTTCCAACAAATTGCCCTTCCATTCTTTGGAAAAGCAGTTAGTTCATTATCTACTGAGCTTGGTAAAACTTTTGGAACTACCAGAAGTGTAAACAACGCTAACTCTGTGAATAATGACCTGATCTTAAAATGGAACAACACAAGTGCTGTGTCTGACCATTTCGCTAACCTTTCAACGACGACAAACGACGGTTCAGGTTACTACATGCTAGGTTCAAGAAACAATAACTTGAATTTAGATACTCCTGTATCAGGTTCTGTCTTTACCCTTAACGGAAGGCCTTACGCAGAATTTGCAGCTCCTGTAAATTTGCAAAACGCGGGGAATGTTAATTTTGGACCAAACGGTACCTTTAAAAATTCTTACCAGGAATATTACAATACGTATATTCAGGATCAGTTTGATTTACCTAACGGATCTTGGACAGGTACTTATGGTAAAAACATCTACCAGTTTGGTAACCCATTCCTAACCAACCTTGATTTATCCAAAATCGGATATATTGAGAACGGAACAATTACTGATGGTAACAACATTACCAATGTAATGGGGATTGAGTATACCTCAGGTACTGTAGTAACACAAAATTCCGGAGGTTCTTCTGCAACGTATACAACGGGTGCTCAGATTCAAACATTTGACGCAGCAACTGGTATTCCTGTTGGGGATACAGGGCTTCTTATTAAGCCAATGCAACCATTTATCATTAAGCTTAGAGATAATACAGCTCAGACGTTAAACTTTAACACATTGAGAAGATTCAAAGATGTTGTGAGAGCAAACGGAGTTGATTATAACGTTAACGCGGCAAAAATGAGTCATGGTAATGGTAACAAATCTACGGATAGAGGTACTATAAAACAATTAGCAGTCATTGGTCTTGATGCCAATAAAAATGAAATTGCAAGAACATACTATGTAGTGAGTTCTACTGCAACTTCAGGACACCAGACTTCTATTGCTTCTACAGTACAGGCAGCAGCAACTCCAATGAACCTTATCGGAACATTTGAAGAAGATGCTATCAACGGAGGTTATGATAACAACTATACTGGTAAATATTGGTTGTATATCAATGAAGCTAATGAAAATAACTTCCAAGGGAAGAATGTAATGCTTGTAAACTATGATCAGACTAAGATTAAGTATTACAAATTTGAAATAAAAGAAAATGCTGAACTAATTCCTACAGGAACACATCCACTTTCTGCTGGAATAGGATTCTACTATAAACCTGAAAACGGATCGGTACAACAGGCTAAACAAGGAGATATAATCCCTGTAACTAACGAGGAATATAACTTATACTATGGAGAGCCTAACGGTACGTTAGCTGTTGGTAAAAAAGAAGCAAAACCTTCAAGAACAGCAGTGGTTTATAATCCGGCAATTACAAATTATATTGTTAGATTTGATCCAAACTGGAAAAAAGCAGATATTGAAGTTTATGATATGAGCGGTAAACTAGTAATCTCTAAAAAAGCGGTTGATACATCCAGAGATTTTGTAATCGAGCTTGATGGCTCAGTTAAAAATTCTTACGTTGTAAAAATCGTCTCTGATAAGGGAGAAACTGTTAACACTAAAATCTTAAAATAAACAATATGAAGACTATTAATAAACTAGTATCCGCATTTTTTCTTCTTGCTGTGTTGTTTGTACAAGCGGCGCCACCTGTACCAGGTGGAGGCGGTGGTACCGGAGGACACGGTACCGGTGGGGGAGACCCGGCAGCACCAATTGATATGTATGTATATGTACTTTCTATTGTAGCAATCGCATTTATTGTGTTGTTTACTAAAAAGTATAAAAATGTAAAAGCATAAAATTTTATTAAAATAATATTAAACTCTCTGATTAATCAGAGAGTTTTTTTATTTTTACTCTATGAAAAAGATTTATACACTAGCTGCGGTTATGGCCGCTTTTGCTTTGCAGGCTCAATTTTCAGTGACCATTCAGACCCCTGCAGATTTTAAAGATCAAGACGCTATTCTATATACATTAAACGGTTCAAAAGATGTTATTGTTACTAAAGAACAAAGTAAGAATAACACATGGACATTTAAGTATCCTAGCCATTATATGGGAATGATGAAAGTCTATTTCCCAGGTTCTAATAATACTATAAATTTTATTTCTGAAAATAAAAATATAAGCTTAAAGCTAGACGTTCAGAATAATAAAGTTAAAGATATAATTTATCTTGACGAAGCCAATGAGCTGATGAGTAAGCAGCAGGAAGGATCACAAAAGAAAGAGCTTATTCTCCCGGCTTTAGCTCAGATAAAAGAATATTACAAAGATAATACTGACTTTGGAAAAGCACTGAAAACAGAGATTGAAAGACTTTCCGGAACTTCAGGCTCGATTGATGCTGCACAGCACCCGTTTATATCATATTATAATAGCAATTACAGCAAGTTTCTATCTAACTCATCAGATCCCGCTAAAAAGGTGAATCAGGACGAAATTATTAATTTCCTTGATAAGTCTAATGATATGCTTGAGTCTTCATCATTATTAAGACCGGTATTAGTAGCTTATCTGAATTCAGGTGGAAATACAAATGTAGCAGGTTCTGTGGATAAACTTCTGGATCGTTTAAAAGTAGAAACTCCGAGAGGGCAAACTGTTTTATCTGAATTGATTGAGATCTTTGATGTATACCAGATGGATGATCTTAAGACCAAATATCTTGGTCTTGCCAAGAACCTTAAATGTACTATCAACGATCGACTTGCTTCTACCTTAAAATCTAATGCCAATGTAGAAATTGGAGCAGCTTTCCCTAATTATAAATTCAAGTCACCGGCTAATACGACAGCAAAATCAATTTATGATGTAAAAGCAGATAAAAAGGTTGTTGTTTTCTGGTCTTCTACCTGTTCACATTGTGAAACTGAGCTTCCAAAATTATTGGAAAAATACAATGATTTAAAGTCCAAAAATATTCAGGTGATTGGCCTTTCTTTAGATGTTGACAAAAGCTCGTACACAAAAAGGATTGCGGCATTTCCATGGGTTAATGATTCCGAATTACAGGGATGGAATAGTAGTTACGTAGATATGTACAATGTGCATGCAACTCCGACGTATTTTATTTTAGATGCTAACAACAAGATAATCAATAAACCAGAGCATGTTGGCAATGTTTTAGAGTATTTTAAACTAAAATAATTTTGGTAGTTAAAATATAATTTCTATATTTGCACCACCAAAAAGGCGAGGTAGCTCAGTTGGTTAGAGCGCAGGATTCATAACCCTGAGGTCACGGGTTCAATTCCCGTCTTCGCTACAAAAAGCCGCAATCATTGTTTATCATGATTGCGGTTTTTGCTTTTAAAAACCATAAGGTTTTCTATTCTAATTTCTCAAATTATTTTCTTTTTATAGACTTACATCTTCTTAACCTAAAATTAAAGATATTCCGGGTCTCATTCTTATATATTGTAGATTCTTACTATTCATAGTTTTTTTGAGTCAAACAGCAGCTAAAATAGGATGATCTGACGGGAACTCCATCGTATTATGTAATTGTGACAAAAAGTCTTTTTTGACTTTCTTTTCGATGTAATTATTCATATGTGAACGTGCAGATGTTGATTCAGTCGGCATGCACAAAAAAACCGTTATCACTGTATGAAACGGTTTTGTTTTTTTATTCTTAATACAATTTATCAGGATTGATATCCCAGTAGCTTTCTGATCTGATAGAAGAACCTTTCGATAAGTCTTAAATCCTGCGTAACAATTTCCGCACTACCTCTAAGCTCTTTATCGAATACCAATGTTTTATTATAGCTTGTTTTTAGCCCTTTCGGTAAAACTACATCTACATAGTAATTTCCTTTATCATCAGGAATAAGAGAGATATTCTGTACTTTTCCTTCTATAATACCATATTCCTGGAAACGGTAATTGTCAAGTTTAATCAAGACTTTTTCTCCCTGAGTAATCTTTCCGGAATTAATTGTAGGCACTGACATTCTACCCACTAGTTTTTCCTTGTTCCTAGGTAGGATAGATAAGATCGGTTCTCCGGCCTTTACAAACTGATTTTCGCCAAAAAACTGTTGAAAGCTGGCAACACCATCAGTAGATGAAATAACAAGATAATTCTGCTCCCATTGCTTTAATGATTTGCGTAGCTGTTCAAACAACTGCAGTGTTTGTGAAGAATAAGTGATCTTATCTTTTTCAGTATTAATGGCGGTTCCACTTTTGGTTTTGTTAAGATTGGAAATACCTTCTTCTGATTGAGAGATGGAAATATTAATATTTTCCATGTTTTGTTGAGCCTGAAGATATTTAATCTTTTCATTTTCAAGTTCCATGGCAGAAATAACTCCTTGATTGTAAAGTTCCTGAGATCTCTGGAAGTTTTTCTTGGTAAGATCATACTTCGCTGATTCCAGATTTTTCTGCTGCTTTAATGTAGCAATTCTTATTCTGTATTCTGAAATGCTGTTATTGGCAGCCAGGCTTTCCGGAGCATAAGGTTGTAATCTGGTGAAAAGCTCTTCATCCTGAAATGCTTTTGCAAAGCTGTTGTAATCACCCTGTAATTCTCCAAGTTTAAATCTTGAAGCTACAGCAAGTGGAAAAGATACGATCTGATTAGGCGCAATAGAATCTACCAGTTTTTTCAATTCCAGTACATCTTGATAATTGGCAGCAGATTGCATCACCATCATTACATCTCCTTTTTTTACTTCCTGATGGTCTTTGATAAATATTTTTTCAATTTTGGAACCAATCCTTGCCTCCATTTTTTCAGGAGGATTTTGAGAGGTTACAATAATAGGAGCCGGTACGAACTCCGGATATTTTATAATATAACTCATTGCGAGAATGAGCAGGAGAATAATAAATATAACCGTGTTTCCCCAGCGGATCATCCAATGTGGAGGCTGGGTAAGAATATCCTGTACGCTTTCTGAGCGGAGTTCAATATTGTCTAAAACGTCTTCTTTCATTTTTCTGAGGTAAAATTTCCCCCATTATTTCAGAGGGAATATAAATTAAATAAATGGACAGTTTCCGTCGTACCATGACGGAGGACTTGTATCAGCATCCGGTGGACATGCAATGTGATGCATTCTGCATGGCATCCAACTTCCCAGGCACCAAGACCCACAACAGTTGTTGTCCGGAGGAATTACAACTCCTCCACTTACGAAGGCTAGATCCTTTCTTGAGATCTTTTTTAAATTTTTCATAAATATTAGTTTTTTTGTTTTTCCTACTCTGTAAGCTTTTCGGATCCCGCTGTATTGATTTTCATGATATTAATTTCCTAATTCCAGCTGATTTCTAACCAGCCTGTAGTATTCTCCTCTCAAATCTACTAAATCGGCATGACTTCCTTCTTCTACAACTCTTCCGTTATCCAGTACAATGATTTTATCAGCATGTTTTACGGTGGAAAGTCTGTGGGCAATAACTACTGCGGTTTTTCCTCTGAAGAACTGTTCGAGATTTTCCATAATGATTTTTTCATTATTGGCGTCCAATGCAGAGGTTGCTTCATCAAAC is part of the Chryseobacterium lactis genome and encodes:
- the greA gene encoding transcription elongation factor GreA; its protein translation is MASYVTKEGLEKMKAELEQLETVERPKITQQIAEARDKGDLSENAEYDAAKEAQGMLEMRISKLKDVISTSKIIDESQLDTSKVSILTTVKLKNNATKQEQVFTLVPDNESDLKTGKISVNTPIAKGLLGKVVGETAEITLPNGNKLSFEVLDITL
- a CDS encoding serine hydrolase domain-containing protein, which gives rise to MFIHFYLKAKASLFLILTTTFICYGQNREELLKTKLDSAFSKVFNENDPGGSILIQQGDKILYENSFGLADLKTKEKFTNKTVSNLGSITKTFVSYGILILRNKKKLSLEDPLLKFFPDFKNRKVVSGITLRHLLSHTSGLPDIRHVDKDSIFYLTAKDEENFNPLKLTDSLEFEPGTKSNYSNPAYNGLALIIEKTSHTKWQHFIAENIFKPSGMKNTTITDGSFPDKGVAHGYVLRKNAYEEYDYGESPTFAAAGNGGVWSSVEDLKKYISALQQCKFTDCKTIEESKTVWKPSNWKSEKMADHTGIWFVHNGFYSGIKTEEKVKVIEHAGDQGGFKSHLMIIPEKQMSIVWLTNNNAFITGHIRRILLQLKYIE
- a CDS encoding GLPGLI family protein, giving the protein MKKMIALLLLIFNGLLFAQNDRFIYELKYKRDSVSAEITKENYYLDITKDDVAYYNRLYYIRDSIFTATGMHGFQGFKLTSFLTKKLNSSLYENYEYIGDVNFYKIEEPVHLDWKISNDTKMINELKVQKAEIYFGGRNWTAWFTPEIPLSYGPYKFNGLPGLITEMYDDKKNYIFKLVKSEKIPENYESYNVKEFRKGAIPTNYKKLSTLKLELYKDPFKYVFNGKLSIPEGKKLLLDDGTILSKDELKPAEKREREKIRSFNNPIELDKAVKYPN
- the dtd gene encoding D-aminoacyl-tRNA deacylase, coding for MKIVVQRVSEAHVKVDGKIVGEIGKGLLLLVGVDENDEKTDVDWLVQKVLNLRIFGDEDDKLNLSVKDISGEILCISQFTLIADYKKGNRPSFIKAAKPDKAVPLFDYFKEEMAKSGLKTASGIFGADMKVSLINDGPVTIVMDSITKS
- a CDS encoding T9SS type A sorting domain-containing protein, translated to MRKSLFAIGLLAISYSVQAQILCHVDTGANMYVSEGTLVYSGGGVQTRDNGLVELHGNMMVVGATTDAFKTITTAGADKTDGGNIVLKMNDAANFATSTYGQLYIQGLSQAGITGIVTKEYRTNRQGNGNYFQQIALPFFGKAVSSLSTELGKTFGTTRSVNNANSVNNDLILKWNNTSAVSDHFANLSTTTNDGSGYYMLGSRNNNLNLDTPVSGSVFTLNGRPYAEFAAPVNLQNAGNVNFGPNGTFKNSYQEYYNTYIQDQFDLPNGSWTGTYGKNIYQFGNPFLTNLDLSKIGYIENGTITDGNNITNVMGIEYTSGTVVTQNSGGSSATYTTGAQIQTFDAATGIPVGDTGLLIKPMQPFIIKLRDNTAQTLNFNTLRRFKDVVRANGVDYNVNAAKMSHGNGNKSTDRGTIKQLAVIGLDANKNEIARTYYVVSSTATSGHQTSIASTVQAAATPMNLIGTFEEDAINGGYDNNYTGKYWLYINEANENNFQGKNVMLVNYDQTKIKYYKFEIKENAELIPTGTHPLSAGIGFYYKPENGSVQQAKQGDIIPVTNEEYNLYYGEPNGTLAVGKKEAKPSRTAVVYNPAITNYIVRFDPNWKKADIEVYDMSGKLVISKKAVDTSRDFVIELDGSVKNSYVVKIVSDKGETVNTKILK
- a CDS encoding TlpA family protein disulfide reductase, with the protein product MKKIYTLAAVMAAFALQAQFSVTIQTPADFKDQDAILYTLNGSKDVIVTKEQSKNNTWTFKYPSHYMGMMKVYFPGSNNTINFISENKNISLKLDVQNNKVKDIIYLDEANELMSKQQEGSQKKELILPALAQIKEYYKDNTDFGKALKTEIERLSGTSGSIDAAQHPFISYYNSNYSKFLSNSSDPAKKVNQDEIINFLDKSNDMLESSSLLRPVLVAYLNSGGNTNVAGSVDKLLDRLKVETPRGQTVLSELIEIFDVYQMDDLKTKYLGLAKNLKCTINDRLASTLKSNANVEIGAAFPNYKFKSPANTTAKSIYDVKADKKVVVFWSSTCSHCETELPKLLEKYNDLKSKNIQVIGLSLDVDKSSYTKRIAAFPWVNDSELQGWNSSYVDMYNVHATPTYFILDANNKIINKPEHVGNVLEYFKLK
- a CDS encoding HIT family protein, translating into MSTIFTKIINGEIPSYKIAEDENFIAFLDAMPLVKGHTLVVPKKEVDLIFDLESEEYKNLWGFAQEVAKKIKTAIPCVRVGVAVVGLEVPHAHIHLIPLNKMEDMNFRNERLKLTNEEYTEIQNSIINS
- a CDS encoding Rieske (2Fe-2S) protein is translated as MKKTFSIISFFTLLIFSNLSINSCGSREDTVSCFPNNPINVTLNLNLPAYNNLNYNNGWVYINEQQSGTRGLIVVNTGNGFKAYDRNAPHLCPANNTTLEVKDDIAIICPADNTRWILRTGQPESGSKTSLPPKTYPYNYDAATKTLSIYY
- the clpX gene encoding ATP-dependent Clp protease ATP-binding subunit ClpX, which codes for MNSNQCSFCGRKRNEVQMLISGQNGFICENCIEQAHTIVKDSASKTEYSPADSMEELKKPKQIKEFLDQYVIGQDQAKKQLSIAVYNHYKRLLHAQDENREVELEKSNIIMIGETGTGKTLLAKTIARELNVPFCIVDATILTEAGYVGEDVESILSRLLMVADYDVEKAEKGIVFIDEIDKIARKSDNPSITRDVSGEGVQQGLLKLLEGSIVNVPPQGGRKHPDQKYIQVNTQNILFIAGGAFDGIKEIIERRMNKQAIGFSSEKINKTDEDEYVLTNINAVDLRSFGLIPELLGRFPIITYLDKLTKETLVRIMKEPKNSIVNQFVELFKMDGTDLAITDGAIERIVEETIEKGLGARGLRGTTEKVLEDYMFSIGEDKKIVLTEDNILINR
- a CDS encoding signal peptidase codes for the protein MKTINKLVSAFFLLAVLFVQAAPPVPGGGGGTGGHGTGGGDPAAPIDMYVYVLSIVAIAFIVLFTKKYKNVKA
- a CDS encoding HlyD family secretion protein, with translation MKEDVLDNIELRSESVQDILTQPPHWMIRWGNTVIFIILLLILAMSYIIKYPEFVPAPIIVTSQNPPEKMEARIGSKIEKIFIKDHQEVKKGDVMMVMQSAANYQDVLELKKLVDSIAPNQIVSFPLAVASRFKLGELQGDYNSFAKAFQDEELFTRLQPYAPESLAANNSISEYRIRIATLKQQKNLESAKYDLTKKNFQRSQELYNQGVISAMELENEKIKYLQAQQNMENINISISQSEEGISNLNKTKSGTAINTEKDKITYSSQTLQLFEQLRKSLKQWEQNYLVISSTDGVASFQQFFGENQFVKAGEPILSILPRNKEKLVGRMSVPTINSGKITQGEKVLIKLDNYRFQEYGIIEGKVQNISLIPDDKGNYYVDVVLPKGLKTSYNKTLVFDKELRGSAEIVTQDLRLIERFFYQIRKLLGYQS